From the genome of Bacteroidota bacterium:
CCTTGCTGTCATCCTGAGCTTGATTCAGGATCGAATACCAGTAGTGACGATGCCTAGTTCACCAAGCAGAGTCATCCCCGCGAACGCGGGGATCCATACGGTGCACTGCATAGATCCCCGATCAAGTCGGGGATGACCAGGGTGAGAGTGAGACAGAACAAGTCTGTAGGCCGCTCCGACTGGATGCTGAATCAAGTTCAGCGTGACAACAGGGAAGGCGTGGAGAAAAAGTGGTACGAAATAGCAAGTGGGTGCCATCGACCAGACAGCACCCACTCGCACAGTGTTGCTCGGAAACGGCTAGCTGTCTGCTCCGATCATGTGCTTGTAGTCGGCGGCGCTCATCAGGCCGTCGAAGTCGGCGACGTCGTCGAGCGTGAGCTTGATCATCCAGCCTGCGCCGTAGGCGTCCTCGTTGACGGACTCCGGCGCGTCTTCGAGGCCCTCGTTGGCCGCGGAGATGGTCCCGGCGACGGGGCAGAACAGCTCCGAGACGGTCTTCACGGCCTCGACCGTGCCGAACACGTCATCGGCGTCGAAGTGGTCGCCTTCCTCGGGCAGTTCCACAAAGACGATGTCGCCGAGCTCGCTCTGCGCATAGTCCGTGATGCCGATGGTGGCGGTGTCGCCGTCGAGGCGGATCCACTCGTGCTCCTTGGTGTAGCGGCAGTCGTCGGGGAAAGTCATGAGAGAAGTCGGAGGTTGAAGGTCAACGGCCAACGGTCCGACCAGGACTGGCCTGCGACCCATGACCTGCGACCCAGGACAATCAGCCGTCCTCAGGCGGCTGCAACGTGAAGCGTTCCAGGAACTTCGTGTCGAAGTCGCCTGCGATGAAGCGGTCGTCCTGGAGGAGTTGCTGGTGGAACGGGATGGTCGTCTTGACGCCGTCGATCACGAACTCGTCGAGGGCGCGGAGCATCTTGCGGATGGCGTGGGGGCGGTCTTTGCCGCGCACGATCAGCTTGGCGAGCATCGAGTCGTAGTGCGGCGGGACGGTATAGCCCGCGTAGATGTGCGTGTCGCAGCGGACGCCGTGGCCTTTCGAGGTGTGCAGGCCCTCGATGGTGCCGGGCGACGGGCTGA
Proteins encoded in this window:
- the gcvH gene encoding glycine cleavage system protein GcvH, with product MTFPDDCRYTKEHEWIRLDGDTATIGITDYAQSELGDIVFVELPEEGDHFDADDVFGTVEAVKTVSELFCPVAGTISAANEGLEDAPESVNEDAYGAGWMIKLTLDDVADFDGLMSAADYKHMIGADS